The following proteins are co-located in the Deinococcus metallilatus genome:
- a CDS encoding alpha-hydroxy acid oxidase, with the protein MTTTDLPEANIPELDGTVNLTDIEALGRSRLDRNALEYYASGANDEVTLSANRAGFRAIRLRPRVLVDVSDVDARTEVLGLPLSFPVGIAPSAFHGLAHTDAELGTARAAASAGSLMTLSTFSNTPIEEVAQAAAGRFWFQLYLYTDREVSAEVVRRAEVAGARALVLTVDAPFLGRREPNERHRFALPPHLSVPNAGSREQLRAMESEAGSQLVNYFQGLVDKTFTWADLAWLRSITALPIVLKGILTAEDALLAAHHGAHVWVSNHGGRQLDTAVSSIEALPEVVDAVRGQVEVYLDGGITRGTDVLKAVALGARCVFLGRAALWGLAAGGEAGVRRTLDLLHDEVRLALALCGKQNIGQVGRDLVRV; encoded by the coding sequence ATGACCACCACCGACCTGCCGGAAGCGAACATTCCCGAGTTGGACGGCACCGTGAATCTCACGGACATCGAGGCACTGGGGAGAAGTCGGCTCGACCGCAACGCGCTGGAGTACTACGCGAGCGGCGCGAACGACGAGGTCACTCTGAGCGCCAACCGCGCGGGCTTCCGGGCCATCCGTCTGCGGCCCCGCGTGCTGGTGGACGTGTCGGACGTGGACGCCCGGACGGAGGTGCTGGGCCTGCCGCTGAGCTTCCCGGTGGGTATCGCGCCGAGCGCCTTTCACGGCCTCGCCCATACTGACGCGGAACTGGGCACCGCGCGGGCGGCGGCCTCGGCGGGCAGCCTCATGACCCTCAGCACCTTCAGCAACACGCCGATTGAAGAGGTGGCCCAGGCCGCCGCCGGGCGCTTCTGGTTTCAGCTCTACCTCTACACCGACCGGGAAGTGAGCGCCGAGGTCGTGCGCCGGGCGGAGGTCGCAGGTGCGCGGGCACTGGTGCTGACGGTGGACGCCCCCTTCCTGGGCCGCCGCGAGCCGAACGAACGCCACCGGTTCGCCCTGCCACCCCACCTGAGCGTGCCGAACGCCGGGAGCCGCGAGCAACTGCGCGCGATGGAATCCGAGGCCGGGTCGCAACTCGTGAACTACTTTCAGGGGCTGGTGGACAAGACCTTCACCTGGGCGGACCTCGCCTGGCTGCGTTCCATCACGGCGCTGCCCATCGTGCTGAAGGGGATTCTGACGGCGGAAGATGCCCTGCTGGCCGCCCACCACGGCGCTCATGTCTGGGTCAGCAACCACGGGGGAAGGCAACTCGACACCGCCGTGAGCAGCATCGAGGCGCTGCCCGAAGTGGTGGACGCCGTGCGGGGGCAGGTGGAGGTCTACCTCGACGGCGGCATCACGCGCGGGACGGACGTGCTCAAGGCCGTTGCCCTCGGCGCCCGCTGCGTCTTCCTGGGCCGGGCGGCGCTGTGGGGCCTGGCCGCCGGGGGTGAAGCGGGCGTGCGCCGCACCCTCGACCTTCTCCACGACGAGGTGCGGCTGGCGCTGGCGTTGTGCGGCAAGCAGAACATCGGCCAGGTGGGGCGGGATTTGGTGCGGGTGTGA
- a CDS encoding DNA topoisomerase IB produces the protein MAGRTDLLHDEYLHREGNKLGEFRYFWPDGEEYTDEEGLARIASLAVPPAYTDVYVSPDPDAELQAFGRDAAGRLQYRYHSDFVQAGALKKWQRLARFAGALPTLRTVTATDLRLSGLPRRKVLAVMSRLLHVAHFRVGSDAYAREHKTYGLSTLRQRHVKVSGQDITFKFRGKHSILQEKTVRNRTLATNIERLLELPGPWLFQSMDDEVRTRVRAHDLNSYLREVIGPFTAKDFRTWGGTLLAAEFLAEAGAPESDRQARKTIVECVKFVADDLGNTPAVTRSSYICPVIFDRYQEGKVLDDYEPRANRTEPELEGLTRAEAALKRMLESEKALRTRRGRKKEPEAA, from the coding sequence ATGGCGGGCCGCACCGACCTTCTGCACGACGAGTACCTGCACCGCGAGGGCAATAAACTGGGCGAGTTCCGTTACTTCTGGCCCGACGGCGAGGAGTACACCGACGAGGAAGGCCTGGCCCGCATCGCGTCGCTGGCGGTGCCGCCCGCCTACACGGACGTGTACGTCTCGCCCGACCCGGACGCGGAATTGCAGGCGTTCGGACGGGATGCCGCCGGGCGCCTCCAGTACCGCTATCACTCCGACTTCGTGCAGGCGGGGGCGCTGAAGAAGTGGCAACGGCTGGCGCGCTTCGCGGGGGCCTTGCCGACCCTCCGCACCGTGACCGCCACTGACCTGCGCCTCTCGGGCCTGCCTCGCCGCAAGGTGCTGGCGGTCATGTCCCGGCTGCTGCACGTCGCGCATTTCCGGGTGGGCAGCGATGCCTACGCCCGCGAGCACAAGACTTACGGCCTCTCCACCCTGCGGCAGCGGCACGTGAAGGTGAGCGGGCAGGACATCACCTTCAAGTTCCGGGGCAAGCACTCCATCCTTCAGGAGAAGACGGTCCGCAACCGCACACTGGCGACCAACATCGAGCGGCTGCTGGAACTGCCCGGCCCCTGGCTCTTTCAGAGCATGGACGACGAGGTCCGTACCCGCGTCCGTGCCCATGACCTGAACAGCTATCTGCGCGAGGTGATCGGCCCCTTCACCGCCAAGGATTTCCGCACCTGGGGCGGCACGCTGCTGGCCGCCGAGTTCCTGGCCGAAGCGGGCGCGCCCGAGTCGGACCGCCAGGCCCGCAAGACCATCGTGGAGTGCGTGAAGTTCGTGGCCGACGATCTGGGCAACACCCCCGCCGTCACGCGCAGCAGCTACATCTGCCCGGTGATCTTCGACCGCTATCAGGAAGGCAAGGTGCTGGACGACTATGAACCGCGCGCCAACCGGACCGAACCCGAGCTGGAGGGCCTGACCCGCGCCGAGGCCGCGCTGAAGCGGATGCTGGAGAGTGAAAAGGCGCTGCGGACGAGAAGGGGGAGGAAGAAGGAGCCGGAGGCCGCCTGA
- a CDS encoding uracil-DNA glycosylase — MTDPAPLFNPPPDPGTAPPVHLPGGWDEVLKGETSQPYFRDLWAFVMREREAGPVYPASQDMFSALRLTPYDEVKVLILGQDPYHGAGQAHGLSFSVRPGVRVPPSLQNIYKELKEDVGFKPPRHGSLVSWARQGVLLLNAVLTVRQGEPNSHAGKGWEQFTDAIIRAVNEKPTRVVFVLWGAYARKKAKLVTNPHHVIIESAHPSPLSVAKFLGTRPFSRINAALEEAGETPIDWQLPAEPEVA; from the coding sequence ATGACCGACCCTGCCCCCCTGTTCAACCCGCCCCCCGACCCAGGCACCGCGCCGCCCGTCCACCTCCCCGGCGGGTGGGACGAGGTGCTGAAAGGGGAAACGAGCCAACCCTACTTCCGCGACCTGTGGGCCTTCGTGATGCGCGAGCGGGAGGCCGGGCCGGTGTATCCCGCGTCGCAGGACATGTTCAGTGCCCTGCGCCTCACGCCCTATGACGAGGTGAAGGTGCTGATTCTGGGGCAGGACCCCTATCACGGGGCGGGGCAGGCGCACGGCCTGAGCTTCAGCGTGCGGCCCGGCGTGCGGGTGCCCCCCAGCCTCCAGAACATCTACAAGGAGCTGAAGGAGGACGTGGGCTTCAAGCCGCCCAGGCACGGCTCCCTGGTGTCCTGGGCGCGGCAGGGCGTGTTGCTCCTCAATGCCGTGCTGACCGTCCGTCAGGGCGAACCGAACAGCCACGCGGGGAAGGGCTGGGAACAGTTCACTGACGCGATCATCCGCGCCGTGAACGAGAAGCCCACGCGGGTGGTGTTCGTGCTGTGGGGCGCCTATGCCCGTAAAAAGGCCAAACTGGTCACGAATCCGCACCACGTCATCATCGAGTCGGCCCATCCCAGCCCGCTCAGCGTGGCGAAGTTCCTGGGCACGCGGCCTTTCAGCCGGATCAACGCGGCGCTGGAGGAGGCGGGCGAGACGCCGATTGACTGGCAACTCCCCGCCGAGCCGGAGGTGGCGTGA